In Acidobacteriota bacterium, a single window of DNA contains:
- a CDS encoding DUF3341 domain-containing protein yields the protein MPSLRSLRPRLLVNQLPKGPYFGILAEFGTPADLYHACERVRDAGFTRWDAHTPFPVHGIEGAMGLRRSPLPWIVLGTGLTGAALGFILQWWVHAAAYPLVISGKPYFAWPAFVPIAFEVGILFAALGAVLGMLGLNRLPMHHHPLFRSKVFERVTDDAFFISIESWDPRFDPAATRKLLESLGARSVELLES from the coding sequence ATGCCCTCGCTTCGCTCGCTCAGGCCAAGGCTGCTGGTCAACCAGCTCCCCAAGGGGCCGTACTTCGGCATCCTCGCCGAGTTCGGGACGCCGGCGGACCTCTATCACGCGTGCGAGCGGGTGCGTGACGCGGGCTTCACGCGCTGGGACGCGCACACGCCGTTCCCCGTCCACGGCATCGAGGGAGCGATGGGGCTCCGGCGCTCCCCGCTTCCCTGGATCGTGCTCGGCACGGGACTGACGGGGGCCGCGCTCGGCTTCATCCTGCAGTGGTGGGTCCACGCCGCCGCCTACCCGCTTGTCATCAGCGGCAAACCGTACTTCGCCTGGCCCGCCTTCGTTCCGATCGCGTTCGAGGTGGGAATCCTCTTCGCCGCGCTCGGCGCCGTCCTCGGCATGCTCGGCCTGAACCGGCTCCCCATGCACCACCATCCGCTCTTCCGATCCAAGGTCTTCGAGCGCGTCACCGACGACGCCTTCTTCATCTCGATCGAATCGTGGGATCCCCGGTTCGATCCGGCGGCTACGCGGAAACTGCTGGAGTCGCTGGGCGCACGAAGCGTCGAGCTCCTGGAGTCCTGA
- the nrfD gene encoding polysulfide reductase NrfD, with translation MAPRRLHPGRCDGARASGGGSVDPAERGEDPRLHARVGRRPRAAARADRSHGRACARLTRVTRGGGCAIIQPAVFHAGSRGTGVAQTEAELLDNPVAGRPTLILRSPDFHSITEVVAAPVERPAPIGWWLFFLPSLALLGLLGVAVSWLFWEGIGIWGLNVPVGWAWDITNFVFWVGIGHAGTLISAILFLFRQKWRTSINRAAEAMTIFAVICAMTFPGIHVGRVWVAYWMFPVPNQMGMWPNFRSPLLWDVFAVSVYGTVSVLFWYVGLIPDLATPRDRAKSRARKLAYGFFALGWRGSVRPWHHYESAYLVLAALATPLVLSVHSVVSMDFAVSLLPGWHTTIFPPYFVAGAIFSGFAMVLTLMVICRKAFGLEHIITLRHFDYMAKIMLVTGSMVGYAYATEFFTSWYSGNPYEFFTFMNRALGPYAWAYWIMVACNVISPQIFWSRRARTSIPVLFALSIVINIGMWFERFVIIVTSLHRDFLPSAWGYFTPTIWDVACLVGSFGLFFTLFCLFVRFLPMVATAEVKTVLPQADPHWQRGPEREIRDHRAQLPAHGAHEPTPEGAA, from the coding sequence ATGGCTCCTCGACGCCTTCACCCCGGCCGGTGCGACGGTGCGCGCGCTTCCGGGGGCGGATCCGTGGATCCGGCAGAACGCGGCGAGGATCCTCGCCTGCATGCCCGCGTCGGGCGACGACCTCGAGCCGCTGCTCGGGCAGATCGGTCTCACGGTCGCGCCTGTGCGCGCCTGACGCGCGTCACGCGCGGAGGCGGATGCGCGATAATTCAGCCAGCCGTTTTTCACGCTGGCAGTCGGGGGACAGGCGTGGCCCAGACCGAAGCAGAACTGCTCGACAACCCCGTCGCGGGCCGTCCCACGCTCATCCTGCGCTCGCCCGATTTCCATTCCATCACCGAGGTCGTCGCGGCGCCGGTCGAGCGGCCGGCACCGATCGGGTGGTGGCTCTTCTTCCTCCCTTCGCTCGCGCTCCTCGGCCTTCTGGGCGTCGCCGTCTCGTGGCTCTTCTGGGAGGGGATCGGCATCTGGGGACTCAACGTTCCCGTCGGCTGGGCGTGGGACATCACGAACTTCGTGTTCTGGGTCGGCATCGGGCACGCCGGGACGCTCATCTCGGCGATCCTCTTCCTCTTCCGGCAGAAATGGCGCACGTCGATCAACCGCGCGGCCGAGGCGATGACCATCTTCGCGGTCATCTGCGCCATGACGTTCCCGGGGATCCACGTGGGACGCGTCTGGGTCGCCTACTGGATGTTCCCGGTGCCGAACCAGATGGGCATGTGGCCCAACTTCAGGAGCCCGCTTCTCTGGGACGTGTTTGCGGTCAGCGTGTACGGAACCGTCTCGGTCCTGTTCTGGTACGTCGGCTTGATCCCGGACCTGGCGACGCCGCGCGATCGGGCGAAAAGCCGCGCGCGCAAGCTCGCCTACGGCTTCTTCGCCCTGGGATGGCGGGGCTCCGTGCGGCCATGGCACCATTACGAATCCGCCTATCTCGTCCTCGCAGCCCTCGCGACGCCGCTCGTCCTCTCGGTTCATTCGGTCGTCTCGATGGATTTCGCGGTCTCCCTCCTCCCCGGGTGGCATACGACGATCTTCCCGCCCTACTTCGTCGCGGGCGCGATCTTCTCCGGGTTCGCCATGGTGCTGACGCTCATGGTGATCTGCCGCAAGGCGTTCGGTCTCGAGCACATCATCACCCTTCGGCACTTCGACTACATGGCGAAGATCATGCTCGTGACCGGGTCGATGGTCGGCTACGCCTACGCCACGGAGTTCTTCACCTCCTGGTACAGCGGCAACCCGTACGAGTTCTTCACGTTCATGAACCGCGCGCTCGGACCGTACGCCTGGGCCTACTGGATCATGGTCGCCTGCAACGTGATCAGCCCTCAGATCTTCTGGTCCAGGCGGGCGCGCACGAGCATCCCGGTCCTGTTCGCGCTGTCGATCGTCATCAACATCGGCATGTGGTTCGAGCGGTTCGTGATCATCGTGACGTCCCTGCACCGTGACTTCCTCCCGTCGGCCTGGGGCTACTTCACTCCCACGATCTGGGACGTGGCGTGCCTGGTCGGGAGCTTCGGGCTGTTCTTTACGCTGTTCTGCCTGTTCGTGCGCTTTCTTCCGATGGTGGCAACCGCCGAGGTCAAGACCGTCCTGCCGCAGGCCGATCCGCATTGGCAGCGCGGCCCCGAGCGCGAGATCAGGGACCACCGTGCTCAGCTTCCGGCCCACGGCGCGCACGAGCCCACTCCCGAGGGAGCCGCCTGA
- a CDS encoding quinol:cytochrome C oxidoreductase: protein MTSERDHVALRPEQATIPPGHSWNRLPAIGAVCALLGVGACAMLGAANPKQFFFSWLVSFLFFLSLALGALFFVLIQYAAQGGWGIVLRRIGETIFATLPVMAALFLPLLLGLRDLYSWSAPGAAEHDALLRWKAPFLNVPFFLIRAALYFGCWSFIALLYYRLSRGQDATGDPAVSARLRRLAGPAIIVLALTQTFASIDWIMSLTPHWYSTIFGVYFFAGSFVGFIALLSVVAAAMRRAGLLDTVISPEHLHDIGKLLFAFTAFWAYIAFSQFFLMWYANLPEETIWYKTRIEGSWKMVSVLLMAGHFGAPFFYLMGRAVKRRGWTLAVGGMWLLAMHFVDLYWQVMPTLHPEGVRPSALDVAAFAAVGGCFVAAASWLMRRQALVPLGDPRLAESIAFENA from the coding sequence ATGACCTCCGAACGCGACCACGTGGCGCTCAGGCCCGAACAGGCCACGATCCCCCCGGGGCACTCGTGGAACCGACTTCCGGCGATCGGCGCGGTCTGCGCCCTGCTCGGCGTGGGGGCCTGCGCGATGCTGGGGGCGGCAAATCCGAAGCAGTTCTTCTTCTCGTGGCTCGTGTCGTTCCTGTTCTTCCTGAGCCTGGCGCTCGGCGCGCTGTTCTTCGTGTTGATCCAGTACGCGGCCCAGGGAGGATGGGGGATCGTGCTGCGACGGATCGGGGAGACGATCTTCGCGACGCTCCCCGTGATGGCGGCCCTCTTCCTCCCGTTGCTCCTCGGCCTGCGCGATCTCTACTCGTGGAGCGCCCCCGGCGCAGCCGAGCACGATGCGCTGCTTCGCTGGAAGGCGCCGTTCCTCAACGTGCCGTTCTTCCTGATCCGGGCAGCCCTCTACTTCGGATGCTGGTCCTTCATCGCCCTGCTCTACTACCGGCTCTCGCGCGGCCAGGACGCGACGGGGGATCCTGCGGTCTCCGCCCGCCTGCGCCGCCTCGCCGGCCCCGCCATCATCGTCCTCGCGCTGACCCAGACCTTCGCCTCGATTGACTGGATCATGTCGCTCACGCCGCACTGGTACTCGACCATCTTTGGCGTCTATTTCTTCGCGGGCTCCTTCGTCGGGTTCATCGCGCTGCTCTCGGTCGTGGCGGCGGCGATGCGCCGGGCGGGGCTGCTCGACACGGTCATCAGCCCCGAGCACCTGCACGATATCGGAAAGCTCCTCTTCGCGTTCACGGCGTTCTGGGCCTACATCGCCTTCTCGCAGTTCTTCCTCATGTGGTACGCCAACCTCCCGGAGGAGACGATTTGGTACAAGACGCGGATCGAGGGGTCCTGGAAGATGGTCTCGGTCCTCCTCATGGCGGGACACTTCGGGGCTCCGTTCTTTTACCTGATGGGGCGCGCCGTCAAGCGGAGGGGATGGACCCTGGCCGTGGGAGGAATGTGGCTCCTCGCCATGCACTTCGTGGACCTCTACTGGCAGGTCATGCCGACGCTCCATCCAGAAGGGGTCCGTCCCTCGGCGCTGGACGTGGCCGCGTTTGCCGCCGTCGGCGGGTGCTTCGTGGCGGCGGCGAGCTGGCTCATGCGCCGGCAGGCGCTCGTACCGCTCGGCGACCCGAGGCTCGCCGAATCGATCGCGTTCGAGAACGCCTGA
- a CDS encoding carboxypeptidase regulatory-like domain-containing protein — MALAASSIAGTVTFAGKAPTLRPLAMDADPACAKKHSGPVANEMLVLGSGNTMGNIMVWVSKGLPAGKTWPAPKTPVTLDQKGCVYVPHVMGIMVGQAYRIFNSDGILHNVHALPRINKAFNRAMPPTVKEASATFDKPEALFLIKCDVHPWMSAYVGVFTHPFFSVTRTDGKFTISGLDPGTYEITAWHEKLGTQTASVTVGANDTKTQNFKFATPAAK, encoded by the coding sequence GTGGCTCTCGCCGCATCATCCATCGCCGGAACCGTCACCTTCGCGGGCAAAGCCCCCACCCTCAGGCCGCTCGCCATGGACGCCGACCCCGCGTGCGCCAAGAAGCATTCGGGGCCCGTGGCGAACGAGATGCTGGTGCTCGGCAGCGGCAACACGATGGGGAACATCATGGTCTGGGTCTCGAAGGGGCTCCCGGCAGGGAAGACCTGGCCCGCTCCCAAGACTCCCGTGACTCTCGATCAGAAAGGCTGTGTGTACGTGCCGCACGTGATGGGGATCATGGTCGGCCAGGCCTACAGGATCTTCAACTCCGACGGCATCCTCCACAACGTCCACGCGCTTCCCAGGATCAACAAGGCCTTCAACCGGGCGATGCCGCCGACGGTCAAGGAGGCGAGCGCCACGTTCGACAAGCCGGAGGCGCTCTTCCTGATCAAGTGCGACGTGCACCCCTGGATGAGCGCGTACGTCGGCGTCTTCACCCATCCGTTCTTCTCGGTGACGCGCACGGACGGGAAGTTTACGATCTCCGGCCTCGACCCGGGCACCTATGAGATCACCGCCTGGCACGAGAAGCTGGGGACGCAGACGGCCTCGGTCACGGTTGGCGCCAACGACACGAAGACCCAGAACTTCAAATTCGCCACGCCCGCCGCGAAGTAG